CTACGCTCGAGGAGCGCCAGATCGTCCAGGGAACCGTTGTCCGGGTCGACAGCGAGGGGGTCCTCGTAGACGTCGGCGCCAAGTCGGAAGGCTTCATTCCCCCAAAGGAGCTCTCGGCCAGCGGGGAGGCGGTCGAAGGGATTGCCGTCGGCGATCGGATCGACGTGTACGTCATGAAGGTCGAGGGTGAAGAGGGAAACATCCTGCTCAGCAAGAAGCGCGCGGATCTCGCGCTGGCCTGGGATCACATTCAGCGCGCGTTTCAAGCCGGCACCATCCTGCACGCGATGGTGGTCGACAAGGTCAAAGGTGGGCTTGTCGTAGACCTCGGAATGAGGGGGTTTGTCCCCGGCAGCCATGTGGACCTCTCACAGGCCAAAGGCCGCCAGTTCGAGGCGCTCGTGGGTCAGAGCATACCGCTGCGGGTGATCGAGGTCGATCGGGCCAAGGGGCGGGTGATCCTCTCGCACAAGAATGCCATCGCCGAGGAGCGCGCCAAGGCCCGCGTGGAGGTCTTGGGTGCTCTCCAGGAAGGACAGGTCCACGAAGGGATCGTCCGCCGCATCACGGATTTTGGCGCGTTCGTCGATTTAGGCGGAATCGACGGCCTTCTGCCGATCAGCGAGATGTCCTGGACGTACATCAAGCATCCCTCAGAGGTGGTCCGGCGCGGCCAGCGGGTCACGGTTGCCGTGCTCCGGATCGATCGCGAAGCCGGCCGGATTTCTCTCGGGCTCAAGCACATCCTGCCCGACCCCTGGAAGCGCGTCGGAGAGCGCTATCGGTCGGGACAGGTAGTGGAAGGCAAGGTCGTCCGGATCGTCGCCTCGGGGGCGTTCGTCCGCCTGGATGAAGTCGACGCCTTCATCCCTATCTCAGAGATGGCCGAGCGACGTGTCCAGAAGGTCACCGACGTCCTTGAGGTTGGGCAGACCGTCGAAGCCCTCGTCACCGAGATTCGCGCCGACGAACGCCGGATGATCCTCAGCCTCCGCCGGCTGGCGCGTGAGCGGGAGCGGACGCGCGTCAAGGATTACATCACCTCGCAGGCCGACGAAGGTCGCGTGACGATCGGTGATATCGCGGGCGAGCTGCTGCGTCAAGTCGTCACCACGCCGGCGGCGGCCGTCCCCGATCGTCCGCGCGACGGCACGACTCTTCCGGCGGACACGCCGGCGCGCCCAGGCCAAGACGAGCACACGACCACAGGCGGCCCTCCGGACTGAGTCCGATCAATTCTCCGCTGCCCGGCACACACGATCTTTGACCACGTTCCTCCCCCGAGCGGTGAGCGGGCTGTCTCGCTTCGCGGCGAGTGTGGGTGAGCCTGGAGGTGATCCGTGATGGACTCATCGGAGATGCTGTTTGAGACCGCGCGCGGCGTGGCGTATCTGACCGTCAACCGTCCCGCGCAGCGCAACGCCATGACCTGGGCGATGTACCAGCGCCTCGTCGAGATCTGCGAGCAGGTCGACCGCGACGATGCGATCAAGGTGCTGGTGATCCGCGGGAGCGGCGAGCGGGCATTCATCTCGGGGACCGACATCAGTCAGTTCCCGGCGTTTCGCGGACATCCCGAAGCCGGGATCGAGTACGAAGAACGGATCGACCACGTCACGGGGCGGCTCGACGCGGTCGCCAAGCCCACGATCGCCTCGATTCGAGGGTTCGCGGTCGGCGGTGGGCTGACCATTGCGCTGACCTGCGACCTCCGCTTGGCTGCTGATGACGCCCGGTTCGGGGTGCCCATCATCCGGCTCGGGAACTGCCTGTCGATTCACAATTACGCGCGTCTGGTATCGCTCATCGGCCCGGCGCGGGCTAAGGAGATGATCTACACCGCCCGGCATGTGGAGGCGAAGGAAGCGTTGAGCTGGGGGCTCATCAATGAGGTCGTCCCGGCCGCATCCCTGGCCGTTCGCACCCAGGAACTCGCGGAAGCCATCGCGGAGGCGCCGCCGCTCACCCTGCGCGCGAGCAAGGAGGCGATCCGGCGCGTCGTCGACCGGCTGAGCCCGGAGCATCCCGGTCACGACCTCATCGCGCTCTGCTATAACAGCGCCGACTTCCAAGAAGGCGTCGCCGCCTTCCTCGATAAGCGCCCCCCCCGCTGGACAGGACGGTAATCCCTCCACCCCTGGCCCGCCGCCGGCGCGCCGGTCGAGCGTCCGAACCAGGCCACTTTCCCCCCGCTTTTGGGCATTTCATAATCAGTAGCCACACGTAGGACGCCCGTGTCTGCCAGACGTCAGAGATCAGCGGGGGAACATCGCGGTGCGGCGCTCGACCCCAGATAAGGGTCTAAAGAGAAAGAAACCCAGGCTGGTCGCTCTTCCAGGTGGAATCCAAGACCCGGCTCCTCGCCTGCCGGTCGACGCCGTGCATTCCCCAGGAGCGGTCCAGCCTGCCGCGGACAAGTCGCTCACATTCCTCTCACGCCTCGCGACGGAATTCACCGCCGTCCTCAGCCTCACCGATCTCTTGGAGCACGTCATGCGGGTGCTTCGTGAAGAGATCGGTTTCGATTCGTGTTCGTTGGCGCTCGTCGATGACCGCAACCCGGATTTCCTGGTCATTCGGGCGGCGTCGGGCATCCGCGAGAATTTCATGGGGCTCGCCGTCCCACGGCACATCGGGCTTCACGGTGTCGTGATGCAGTCGGGCGCGCCCTTCATGGTACCTGACATGCACAGTGATCCCCGGGTCTTCAGACGGGAAGGACGCATTAGGTCCGGGATCTACGCGCCCTTGACCGTGGGCCGCCGGCAGATTGGCGTGCTGAGCGCCCACCGCGAGCGCATCGATGCGTTCACTCAGGCCGACCTGGACTTGCTGACCGTCGTAGCCCGATACCTGACGGGGGCGATCGAAGTCGCCCGCCTGCACGAACAACTAAAGGAGCTCGCGGCCACCGATGCGCTGACGGGGCTCGCCAACCGGCGGTGCTTTCTCGACCGGCTGGTGGCGGAGATCGCGCGGACGCGCCGCACGGGACACACCGTCAGTGTCGTGCTGATCGACCTCAACGGGTTCAAGGCCGTCAACGACGCCTACGGCCACGCCAAGGGAGATGAAACGTTGATCCGGGTCGCGGAGACGCTGGCCCGGAGCGTGCGCGCCTCCGATCTTGCGGCCCGTTTCGGAGGCGACGAATTCGTCTTGATGCTCCCCGAGACGACGCCGGACAAAACGGAGGAGATTCTCAGCCGGTTTGACCTCCGCGAGATTCCGGTGCCGGATCAGGAAGGGGCCCCCGCCCGCCTCACCTTCTCCTACGGGATCGCCTCGTTCCCCAACGACGGCGACGATCCGGAGCGGTTACTCCAGGCCGCCGACGGCCGGCTCTACGCGATGAAAAAACAGCTGTACGCACCAGACAAGGACTCCCGCCCGGCAACGTCCTGATCCCGGGTCTCATCCAGAGGACCCGCATGCTATACTCTCGCTGTACGCTTCCGGCGCGAGCTGAACGCGGGGGTGGGGGATGGAGCCGGTCCACATTGCGCGCGTGCGGGTGTACCAGGACAAGCGCCCCAACCGCAGAGCGTTTCTCGGAGACTTCCCCGACCCGGTGCGGTACGGGGTGAACACTGGGGTCAAGGCGTTCTACAAAATGGAGCCCGAGGAGGAGTTGCCCAGCACGCTCGACCATCTCGTCGCAGCGGCGGCGGGCTGACTGACAGGGACCCTGGCGGGCGCGCTGGAGGCGCGCGGGATTCCGAGTCATCCCGACAAGTTGTGGACCGAGGCCGAGGGGACGGTGGAGGCGCCTGACCGAGTCATGCGCGTCACCGCGATTCGCGTCAAGTATCATCTGACGATTCCCCACGGGAAGCGGGACGACGCGGAACGGGCACTGGCCGTGTTCGAACGCGGGTGTCCGGTCGCGCAGACATTGAAGGGATGTGTGGCGATCACGCATGAATGGGAGATCCAAGAGGCGTAGGGCGGAGGAGATGCCGTGACATACGTATTTCAGTGCCGGTCCTGCAAGCACGAGTTCGAGATCACCGCCACGGTGGCCGAGTATGAGGCGCGGCGGGCGCCGGCGTGTCCCGAGTGCGGAGACCCGCAGGCGCGTCGGGTGTTCACCCCGGTGCTCGTCATGACCGCGGGGGGAAAGGCCGGAGCCGCCGACGAGGGAGGGTGCTGCGGCGGGGGCACCTGCGGGTGCCGCCACTGACCGGCCCGATCTTCTGAGACCTGCCGCCCGCATCCGTTTGCGCTCGAAGTCTCCGCCGGCCGGGATCGCCCGGCCGGCTTTGCTGTGAGGTGACGGCTGATGATGCAGGATCGCTTGCAGGCGCGCGAAGACGCAGGAAAGCCGGTGCGCGTGGGGGTGATCGGGGCGGGGCGGTTCGGCACGATGGTGATCTGCTCCCTCGCCATGATGCGCGGGATGCGGCCCGCCGCCGTCGCGGACATCGATGGGGCGCGTGGGATGCAGGCGCTCGTCTACGCCGGATTCGCACCGGACTCGGTCGCGCGCGCCGAGACCGCCGCCCAGGTGAACGCGGCATGCGCCCGCGGCGTGCCCGCGCTCACCCAAGACCCCCAGGCCCTGCTCGAAAGCGGGGTCGAGGTGGTTGTCGAGGCGACCGGGGTCCCGGAGGTCGCCGTACGCCACGCGACGGAAGCGTTCCGATTCGCCAAGCACGTCGTGATGGTGAGCGTTGAGGCCGACGTGCTCGTCGGATCGGTCCTTCGCCGGATGGCGGACCGGGCGGGGGTGGTGTACTCGGCGGCGTACGGAGATCAGCCCGCGCTGATTCACGAACTGGTGGTGTGGGCGCGAAGCCTCGGGTTCGAGGTCGTCGCCGCGGGCAAGGGCACCAAGTATCTTCCCGCCTACCGCAAGGGCA
The nucleotide sequence above comes from bacterium. Encoded proteins:
- a CDS encoding FmdB family zinc ribbon protein, with the translated sequence MTYVFQCRSCKHEFEITATVAEYEARRAPACPECGDPQARRVFTPVLVMTAGGKAGAADEGGCCGGGTCGCRH
- a CDS encoding sensor domain-containing diguanylate cyclase, whose amino-acid sequence is MHSPGAVQPAADKSLTFLSRLATEFTAVLSLTDLLEHVMRVLREEIGFDSCSLALVDDRNPDFLVIRAASGIRENFMGLAVPRHIGLHGVVMQSGAPFMVPDMHSDPRVFRREGRIRSGIYAPLTVGRRQIGVLSAHRERIDAFTQADLDLLTVVARYLTGAIEVARLHEQLKELAATDALTGLANRRCFLDRLVAEIARTRRTGHTVSVVLIDLNGFKAVNDAYGHAKGDETLIRVAETLARSVRASDLAARFGGDEFVLMLPETTPDKTEEILSRFDLREIPVPDQEGAPARLTFSYGIASFPNDGDDPERLLQAADGRLYAMKKQLYAPDKDSRPATS
- a CDS encoding OsmC family protein; this encodes MAGALEARGIPSHPDKLWTEAEGTVEAPDRVMRVTAIRVKYHLTIPHGKRDDAERALAVFERGCPVAQTLKGCVAITHEWEIQEA
- a CDS encoding S1 RNA-binding domain-containing protein, with the protein product TLEERQIVQGTVVRVDSEGVLVDVGAKSEGFIPPKELSASGEAVEGIAVGDRIDVYVMKVEGEEGNILLSKKRADLALAWDHIQRAFQAGTILHAMVVDKVKGGLVVDLGMRGFVPGSHVDLSQAKGRQFEALVGQSIPLRVIEVDRAKGRVILSHKNAIAEERAKARVEVLGALQEGQVHEGIVRRITDFGAFVDLGGIDGLLPISEMSWTYIKHPSEVVRRGQRVTVAVLRIDREAGRISLGLKHILPDPWKRVGERYRSGQVVEGKVVRIVASGAFVRLDEVDAFIPISEMAERRVQKVTDVLEVGQTVEALVTEIRADERRMILSLRRLARERERTRVKDYITSQADEGRVTIGDIAGELLRQVVTTPAAAVPDRPRDGTTLPADTPARPGQDEHTTTGGPPD
- a CDS encoding enoyl-CoA hydratase/isomerase family protein, producing the protein MDSSEMLFETARGVAYLTVNRPAQRNAMTWAMYQRLVEICEQVDRDDAIKVLVIRGSGERAFISGTDISQFPAFRGHPEAGIEYEERIDHVTGRLDAVAKPTIASIRGFAVGGGLTIALTCDLRLAADDARFGVPIIRLGNCLSIHNYARLVSLIGPARAKEMIYTARHVEAKEALSWGLINEVVPAASLAVRTQELAEAIAEAPPLTLRASKEAIRRVVDRLSPEHPGHDLIALCYNSADFQEGVAAFLDKRPPRWTGR